Sequence from the Chelonoidis abingdonii isolate Lonesome George chromosome 1, CheloAbing_2.0, whole genome shotgun sequence genome:
GCTCACTTCTCCTGGTCCTAGCTCATGACTCTGTCCATTTGCAGGTGGCAGAGAGCCcaggagctcccagccagcagagcATGGCTGGGCCTGGGATGTCCGCCAGCGCCTTGCTGCCCAGCTCCAAGAGACAGGCAGGCCTGACCCCCAGCACTTGGATGCGCTCGTGGCAGAGCTGGTTGTTGTGTTTGCGACagtgctgcagaggagcagccgAAGTGCCTGGCTGCACCTGCTGGATGTCCTGCAGCTCCTCAGCCCGTTCCGGGAGCAGCTGCGTTGCCGGGAGGAGCTGCTGCCCTACCTGGAGAGCCTCTGTTACCAGTACCACCGCAGTCAGGCCCTTGTGTCCGACCTAGATGTCCTGGGAGCCATGGACCAGGCCTTCCTCAGAGACCACTCAGAGCTGTGTGCCCATCCACTTTCTGCACACTGCAGGGATCCATTGCCCCCAGCCAATCTGCTCCCTGTTGGCTCAGAGCCAGCCTTCGCAGGGCAGCCCTGCTCCTTTGTCCTAGAGCAGGAGGTAGAAGAACCAGTAGCCGTGTGCCAGCCAGGCCCAGTGTCTTtacaggagctgcagagatgtGTGGGTCTGGTGGGCATGGAGCTGGCTCAGGGTGAGACCCAGTGGAAAGGCAGCCTGGGCCTTATGTCCCTCGCCCTTGGCACAGAGGTGCCTGTGAAGTATTGCTGTGCCAAGCTGAGGTAAGGGCTTCCTCCGCCAAATCCTGGCACCAGGCTCCAGTGTCCTCCCCCAGGGCATGGGCTGCTCTTGTGGGCCCCACAGAGTGCAGGGATCACGCACACTCCCACTTCCCCAGGGCCACAGGGATGCTGGACTGTACTTCCCTGAGCTCAATGTGACTGGAGAGCCTGCCAAATGGTGGTGAGAActgtgagccaggactcctgggttctgttttcagctctgggaggggactagGGGCTCGGGAGTCCGCTCAGGGGAACTGGGCAGCCAGGAGTCCTAGATATTTTTTCTAGTCCTCCCTGTATGGTGGTCTAAAggtacagcccccccccccccgggggagTGAGTGTCTCTCCAGGACTGTGAACATGCAAATCCTAGGCGAACTGAGTGTGGCATCTCAGCTGGccgcctccctccccacttctcccacctGCACCCTGGAGAGGGAGCTGGCTCTGGACATTGGATGACCTCTGCCCTGGAGGCTGGAGCTCTCACAGTCATCCCGTCTTCACTGCAGGCTCCTACCAGATCCAGGTCAAGATGCTGCTGCACCCACCCCACAGGTGGTAGAAGGAGAGCAGGGCTTCTCCTGGCAGTCCCTGacggggctccgggctgctgagATTTTTGTGAGAAACAGGCACTTGGGGAAAATCAACTTTGTCTACCTCAACATTGCTCCCAACAGGCACTTCAGGTAactgcaccccaaactcacccccccctgcacccacactgcccctaccaggcACTTCCCTAGCGCTGTGTTAGCCTCTGGGATGTCAGGCCTGGTGCCCCCAGTGGTGCTGCAGGGCTCAGTGCCTTGCTGGCTTCCctatggcaggggcaggggtATGTGTGGATGGGTGGAGCAGCCAGGTCCTGTTTCCTCTTTCCATGTAGGGCCTTGTATTTTCCTTTCTCCATACAGGCCCTACGACCTAGTTGTGGTTCCTAAGCACCAGGCCAGCTCCCAGCACTATGTCTTCTCCCCCTTTGGGGTGCTGCATGTGCACCCTGAAGAAGGTGCTGAGGCCCTGACACTTGGAGAGTGGCACCGAGAGGCCACACTGTGGCAGCTATTCCAGTGCATCCCCTTCTTCAGGCACTGTCTCGTCCGCAAAGCCTTTGCCTGGTGAGTGGTGGGTGCCCCTTGCTGAAGGGCACTGTAGAGGAACCTGCGAGGGATCCCAACCTCCACACTGAGCTCAGAGGATGGGGCCTGGGGGCCTGAGCCCTGGATGCAGGGGGCCTATATTACATGTGTTGGGTCAGGACCTGAGGTATTAGGTTAGCTGACCCCCATTAGCAGCTTACAGGATCTGCACTTGACGGTTCTGGCTGCAGGCacatgggctggagcccagggatgTGGGCAAGGTGGGACCAATAGCAGCAGGTCGGCATGGAGCCCCTTGTTGTTGTGCAGTGTCTCTCACCTCCCTGAGCCTAACCCCTCCTCTCAGCATGGCACAGCTCCTAGTttcaccctccttcccctgtaGCTGGTGGCAGAATGTGAGGCACCTGCAGCTGCTGAGACGCCAGGAAGCCCTAAGCAAGCACCTGCTCCTGGCTGTGCCCCACTTTGGAGCAGCGCTGCTCCACATCTCCAGGTGAGAAgatgtctgtgtgtttgtgtgggggggAGGCGTGTCCTTGCCCCAGCCAGGACCTTGACTGAGAGCAGCCCCTGTCCAGGCTGGTGCTGCTCCCCTTGGAATCCCAGCTGAGAACACCCTGCACTGGAGGCCCGAGGCCCTGGATGTAGCCTTATCTATAGCTTGTGGTTACTTTAACCTATTCCCACCCCAAGGGCCAGCCTCGGAGACAAGCTACAGGAGAGAGGTCACCAACACATTGGGCCCCACGGTGCACCACAGAGACTCTCTAGTGCTCTTTCCACAATAATTCCGTTTATTAATCGACCAAACAATGCATATGCTGCAGTCTGGTAATGCGGAGAGAGACCCATACAGAATGGTGTTagtcttcatcatcatcatcgtccTCACCAATGAGCATCCTCCTGGCATCTTCCCCCAGCCAAGGCACGCAGGCTGGGGTACACCCACTGGGGTTCACACACATTTATGAAGGTTTGAACCCCTTTTCTGTATTTGAACTTCCACACCTCACTACTTTTGGGGTGCCCCATCTTTCATAGGCTAACGCATTAATATTTACGTCACCTTAGCGTGGTAGACACAGGTGATTACCTTAAGGCAGTCTCGAACATTTCACCCTGACTAGCAGTGTTTGTCTTGTGGCATCTACTGTCTTTCATAGACATTAGTGTGGAAACTCTGCAATTATTTTCAAAACATCAGCATCAGCAGCGCACACACAGGCTCAGCCGGTTTGTTAACATGCAATGCTACAACATTCAGTAATAGTTACTTTTCACCTCTTTGTCCTAAATATGCCTGATACCTTTTATCCTGGGTTATGCAGAAGACAGAACACCCCTGCCTCTTTAGATTCTCCAGTGGTCCTCACTGAGTCCTTTCTCCCCAAGCAGGGGGCCGGAGGAGCCTCTGTGGGGCTCTTCCCTTCAGGGGCCAGTTCTCTTCACACTCCTGGCTCCCTTTGGGCTCACAGGGGACATTTGACCTTAGGGTCAGCTCTCCAGGGGTGCTGTGAGCAGAGCCTTGGGGTGTAAGGGCTGAGGCCCCAGCCAGTGAGCTCAGGGTTCCTGCACTGGATGCCAGGAAGGGTCCCTTGCTGGCTTCTACACTCCGCTTACCCTTgactgcctggggctgagtgcCCAGGGAGGCTGGTTGTCCCCATGGCCCTGTTTGATGGATCCTGTTTCCTTCTAGACTCCTGCAGGAGCTAAGATCTGTACACTGGCTGCCCCAGGATGACTCCAAATGCTACACCTTCCCGGAGCTACAGTGGGCCCTGGCTCAAGAGAATGGCCGTGCTCGAGGCCTGCTCAGAAGGTTCCTCACACTCTGCTCAGCCATTCTTGAGCTGGTAAGGCAGGGTTGGAGCCTTGTGGAGACTCTCTACATTTGTTCTCTCCCTGTACTCCCAGTGCCCCTTGGCTTCTCTCCCTGAGTGTCTCCTGCTGGGAGGGGTCAGAGCTCCACAACCCCACTGCCAatgttcctgccctgctccctgtagTGCCCTCTgatgggagctccccccacagccagcaccacTGCTTTGCTCCCTACAGCTCCTCCTGCAGGGAATGGCCAGGAGCTCCACAACCCCACTGCCAATGCTCCTGCCTTGTTCCCTGTAGTGCCCTCTGATGGGAGCTCCCCGTGCAGTCAGCACCACTGCTCTGCTTCCTACAGCTCCTCCTGCAGGGAATAGTCAGGTGCTCCACAACCCCACAGCCAatgttcctgccctgctccctgtagTGCTCCTCCAGTGCTGGGAGTTTCCCCTACACAGGTCCTCCTCTCCCATGGAAGCTCCACACCTGCCCTATGGACCCTACAATTCAAGGTTTTAGGCTCCTGGTTTGGCTGGGAAAGCTCTGGGAGCTCTCAGGGTTGTGTTCCCCAGTCAAACCAGGGAACAGTGCTTCTGCCATGCTTGATGTTTCTATCACAGACCTTTTAGGAccctctctctccatcccagAGCAGCAAGAAAGAGTCTCCTGGAATAATGTGGGGCTCCATAGCGGGGAGAGATTTGGGCAGCTCCCTtcactccttccccatcccaccctgaGCCTGACAGGAAGATAGGTCTGTGCAGGGAACCTGCCTTCTCAGCCCTGCTGTGTCCATGTCCTTGCAGGTGCGGGATGACACCTACAAGACAGTGCACGGGCTGCAGACCCAAGTGCAGCGCTACAAGCTCTACATCACCAAGGAGTCCCTGTATAAGCAGAGAGTCCAGTACAGGGACCTGGAGAGGAGGCTGAAGGAAGCCGAGTTCTGGATGCAGAGGCTGGGCAGCCTGGCCCAGCTAGTGAACCTCCTGACTTGCCAGAACCTGGTCTCCATCGTGCAGGAGGAAGTCACAGCGTTCGTCAGCAACGTCATGAAGGTGAGGCAGGAAAGAGGAGGCTGGAGGCTCAGAGTGTTCCGTGCCCTCGACCTGACTCTTTTTCAGTCTGACATTGGCATAGATTCAAAGAGTTGAAGGCCAGACAGGACTATTAGGTCGCCTAGTCGGACCTACTggtagcacaggccagagattcCTGCCCAGTTCCccctgtactgaacccagtcactTGTGTTTAGCTAAAGCAGCGGTCTCCAAACTTTGGAGGGCCATACTAGCCCCTTAACACCCCTGTCTGTGCCCCTTGGAACCGTGGCCATGAGGGATGTGGACGGGGTAAGAGAaccaaggctggggccacagccagGGGTGGGTCTGGGGCCAGGCTGCGGTGGGGACTGGCGGCTGGGGCCACAGCCCGGTGCGGctatgcccccagccctgcccctgcccccaggctgggaacagagcagcagccaaggctgagggcagggccaggTTTGGGAACAGAGCAACAGCCGGGCTGGAgactggggccagggccaggtgcagggctgggaactGGGTGGGGATGCAGCTGTGAGTGGGGCCAGATCAGAGCTGAGAGTgaggagtgccacccagcccctccttccTGCTGCCCATGGGGACTGGTGtgggccctgctgcccccccccaagGTTCCTCTGGCCCCCCTGAGGGGCGCActtcacagtttggggacctctgagcTAAaccatcttccagaaaggcattggATCGGAAATAGAAGACTTCATGAGATGGAGATGTCTGGCTGTCTTGCCAGTGTTTTccacaggaattgaaattagggggggtgtttgaatttTACCGGTGCGGGGGCAGGATGTGTCAGGGCCGATGAGAGGTGAGACTGTGAGGATGTAGGTGgcctgtatggcaccatagtaaaaactgaaaaatgtttcatgactattttattagatttaacttatgttttaaaatcatcacacaaattaaagttggttactcaagccttctatgaagcactacatctacatccttcttggtttcttgttataattttgcacaactctgttaatgaacttcttgaatgcaacacgttcatctttggtggcttctcataTGTCCAGTACTTCCATCCCTTcaattgatatgctcattagttcattcacatgatcaagcagaaggtgacttcttacagaacacaaaattctattcagtgatgaaaaagaacgcccaactgtagctgttgtgactgggagtagcaagagatgaattcctacttctttcatcccaggaaacataatACAAAGATCGGTtcaagccactagtgatgataaaaaataaGTTGAAGTTAAATCTTCATTCGTTcatcgtatgatattccactctgtgttcaaattctctattctgtcctgagcacatggcagtcccattgctggtagtgcctcactccactcaactctcagcttttacagatccctgtcctataaaacactgtgtagaggttgagtagaatctagaagttgctgttgtagatttttaagaatcaagtctgtgtactttttcagttgtcttaacaaacacttcttgtcctcttcacttaagggttcaatataaatgccttcattcgtcaacttctggactgaagtctttgctgcttccagtactttttcaatggatagctctctgattgatccaaatgtagcttctattgctggacaaagatctactactgttgtagcagatgcctggatgaaattgtttaatgacccaagtgtttcaacagtagactttgagagagagagaatggcaatagtcttctctgaatgtagcagagaaagtaatccaccagcctcactacttagatccatcccgtCTTGGTAGATACCGTaaatacctgttcataagctgaatatttttggtaaaaaagtgacacatcaaagagcgggggtgggcttataaatgggtctacaccaaaatttgatgattttaaactctatggagtcattgaattgaatatctaatacactgtcattttgtttacctggcgcgccacttcccacagctcccattggctgggaatggtgaactgtggccacagggagctgaggggctccatgtctgcagatgctccaagtaaacaaatgTCCCGACATTCCAGCGGCTTACCCTTATGGCCGGGAGCCagagtttgccaacccctgaaatatagggtcgacttatgaaagggtcatacagtttttgctatttttatctaaccatcttggggggttggcttataaacaaacgggctaatgaacgagtatatacagttcTTTCAAAAGACAGTaataatggctggagtaattttaagacaacagccaaggatcactcatgagaaagccagagagttttcccaggttggactaatttgaacttcagtcccagtgtatcttctatattttccaagatactcagtctttttggactcttgctgaaaaaagaatatgatgaagaaattaaatttatagctttttaaatgtcttttgaagagtctgctgCTCGTACTAGCGCtattggagtagatggcctctgcagtgtgtataggagagattagggttacacttttctctaagcaaagcttgtactccgccatgtcttccagagaagtttgcagctccatcaaatgcacaagcagccatctgtttggggtccaattgacaagcatttaactcttctaagatgtgggttgtcacagatgcagctgatgtgtcttctataacttgaacatctagaattgcatctactggcctacccctGACATCAAGATGACTTAATACTTGGTGTCcatttgcatcggtgcattcatTAGCCATGTAtgaaaattttttgaatgtggtgagagtctttcactgttgcaccacatgcttctagccagtcagttgagtttcttgcagaaagacagtgagcatttgctgtcttgttcggaaccagtgttcaacttcaggatgaacaagtggcAATACACTTAATATTGGCCTCCAGTtcgtagtgtgtggtatctcttgcttaaatagatagtatgatgccacagccatgtttgttcgcatgaactgtgttgtgtctccagcattcttaacagcctcattaacactcagcggtgttgtccttggtcagaggagactcagagttcagagatgctttcacatgagttcagCTCCCAGGTCGgagggcaagaaggcacctttctcattcctccagctgctcactgttcgctctggtcACTGTTGTTCGTTGTGCCACCTTTCACTTCATTGCtttgttgccaatggccctgcacagtcaccttctgctgccacctgccactgtgacctctgtgagttggtttcttgaggttccacccagatctcagtgatttcagctgagctctcagtgtgggAACCCCGCAGCTAGTCCAGACTGGGCCACCTCTTCCACataaacactgtcccacagcagatctaagtgcttagacctaATTACCAGCTCTactggtcacttaacaaaacaaaagactgtCTATGGctggagtgggcaaactttttggcccgagggccacataggggtatggaaattgtatggtgagccatgaatgctcacaaaattggagttgaagtatgggagggagggagggaggactctggctgggggtaagggctctggggtgggactagaaattaggagttcagggtgcaggagagggctctgggctggggcagggggttgcggtgtgtgtggggggtgagggctctgggttccatgagggtgggactgaggggtttggagagcggaaggcagatcagggctggggcagggggttggggcatgggagcaggtctggggtgcaggctctgcgcggcacttacctcaagcagctcccagaagcagcggcatgtccctgctctggctcctatgcggaggagcagccaggtggctctgtgcactgccctgtctgcaggcaccacccctgcacctcccattggccccgcttgctggccaatgggagctgtggaagcaGTGCTTGTGGCAGTGTGCGGGGCCCCCATGGCTGTCCTTGCACATAGGACCTGGAGGAGGGATGTGCTGCTGCCTCCAGGAGCTATGCGgagcaagcccccaaccctgctccccagcaagggctcgagggccggattaaaatgtctgaagggctggcTGCAGCCCCGGGgcggtagtttgcccaccctgatctatggagcctaatcagttCTGTATTTAagcagtggagaggggcaggtcaaataatacttgtgactcaggcagaccatcagccaaaacacctgtccccaccctctctcttgatgccctcaatcagcacaggctaagtacagttctactgccctttactcatacaataagaataacatTTCATTTACTGTCTGCCTCccccgcattcaagtgatttgtaacccaaccccagccaaaaatctatcacttgggcaacacagctctgtttgctggatacctaggtagattaagtgtgaatgtaaatacagcctggtcctgaagcctttccccccaacccccagctcatcactagctgtcagggagagctcatttagatcTTGCTTACAGATCATAATTTGAAAtgattaggttggccaacatcaccgaagtTGGGCTAGGTGTGAGTTCTGTACTTCGATTTCACCAATTAATGATCAAGTATGAATCCCTGAAGTACTTTTAACAGCCTGAACATTGAGTCctagacagtccccttgggtacgcCACTCTGTCTTGTCATCTGAGTCCCAGGGCCAGCCcatggggagctcaaatgacacctccATGCCctcttgcttgggccaaaactttgaaaagtctcaattctgccttcttgttctgctcctctcatggtactgctctactacctaccccaataaaggagaactaacaacttaaaataccttcttcaaaaatgttaatcatagaatcatagaatatcagggttggaagggacctcaggaggtcatctagtccaaccccctgctcaaagcaggaccaattcccaaataatcattccagccagggctttgtcaagcctgaccttaaaaacctctaaggaaggagattccaccacctccctaggtaacccattccagtgcttcaccactctctgagtgaaaaagtttttcctaatatccaacctaaacctcccccactgcaacttgagaccattactccttgttctgtcatctgctaccactgagaacagtctagatccatcctctttggaaccccctttcaggtagttgaaagcagctatcaaatccaccctcactcattcttctcttctgcagactaagcagtcccagttccctcagcctctcctcataagtcatgtgcctccagccccctaatcatttttgttgccctccgctggactctccagcTTTGcatttcacatccttcttgtagtatggagCTGTtgatgatgcggttctggcgggacccaactgaagTGCCAAttaggaccaattgcttaaacagggcagttacagccctaggctggggtttttccaccctctaaggcaaaccaaaccagccagacaaaaagaatgctttggtttcaccccactggctaaccacaagtcacacaagcaatttccttagactcccagtatcaccaccagtgccactcgtcctgggatgaatggttatgaaaaccaacaccccaataaaagaaaaaggttctctcgatcccaaaggaaagtcaagccccagacccaggtcaatatacacatcagatcttacccacaaatcacgctgttgccaatcctttagaatctaaaatctaaaggtttattcataaagggaaaaaggtagagatgagagctagaattggttaaatggaatcaattacatacagtaatggcaaagttcttagttcaggcttgtagcagtgatggaataaactgcaggttcaaatcaagtctctggagtacatccccagctgggatgggtcatcagtccttgtgcagagcttcagtttgtagcaaagtccctccagaggtaagaagcaggattgaagacaagatggagatgaggcatcagccttttataggcttttccaggtgtaagaacctttttgttcttactgtggaaaaatttacagcaaaatggagtctggagtcacatgggcagtccctgcatactttgctgagttacaaggcatatctgcctctctcaatgggtcaattgtgtagctgatggtccttaatgggccatcaagcaggctaggcagagctaacaccaacttgtctgggatgttttcccagaagcacagcacaaatttgaaatacagacagtatagagccaatactataacttcaactacaaaaatgatacatacatagacagcataatcaaaccagcaacccataacctggtcttagacaccttatatgaccccctttacatgcccctacttatagagcccaaaatcccattagccttcttgacaacaagggcacactgttgactcatatccagcttacaaactcgtccactgtaacccctaggtcttttctgcagaaattgCTTCCTAGCAttcgtccctagtctgtaacagtgcatgggattctttccatcctaagtgcaggactctgcacttgtccttgttgaacctcatcaggttcttttggcccaatctcctctaatttgtctaggtccctctgtatcctatccctaccctccagcatatctactccTCCtcccaagtttagtgtcatctgcaacttgctgagagtgcagtccacaccatcctccaggtcattaatgaagatattgaacaaaacaggccccaaggaccgacccttggggcactcca
This genomic interval carries:
- the DNHD1 gene encoding dynein heavy chain domain-containing protein 1 — translated: MQSSPTHPSLFSAAADPGGREPRSSQPAEHGWAWDVRQRLAAQLQETGRPDPQHLDALVAELVVVFATVLQRSSRSAWLHLLDVLQLLSPFREQLRCREELLPYLESLCYQYHRSQALVSDLDVLGAMDQAFLRDHSELCAHPLSAHCRDPLPPANLLPVGSEPAFAGQPCSFVLEQEVEEPVAVCQPGPVSLQELQRCVGLVGMELAQGETQWKGSLGLMSLALGTEVPVKYCCAKLRLLPDPGQDAAAPTPQVVEGEQGFSWQSLTGLRAAEIFVRNRHLGKINFVYLNIAPNRHFRPYDLVVVPKHQASSQHYVFSPFGVLHVHPEEGAEALTLGEWHREATLWQLFQCIPFFRHCLVRKAFACWWQNVRHLQLLRRQEALSKHLLLAVPHFGAALLHISRLLQELRSVHWLPQDDSKCYTFPELQWALAQENGRARGLLRRFLTLCSAILELVRDDTYKTVHGLQTQVQRYKLYITKESLYKQRVQYRDLERRLKEAEFWMQRLGSLAQLVNLLTCQNLVSIVQEEVTAFVSNVMKANGTMWKAVLRVHLVFDADSQLVPFPSSQLLETSLLGALEAVVDSVLQVTRTRKEKPVTQPEQSSGETETLRSQDLAVVLCNPQPSALREADKGGPEALAPESPDELLQSLPAEVLCGQEPQLVHHLDLKVIGGLEVSGHRLRSQYPVPSREQLERDLRSDSSIQEALASQRALLAEALSETQEICKQHTWVAEIHSFAHSWSPKQLELMKGWPAGKYVQRVVQLRAWAERVREVPSMVITCNRLLLVDCSSVQQEIVPLLYSIIKEILSLLFSETSQRSEILISQLGGVVQLYQSVSTDIFTIAKCSQKLEQYQGQMTELQERVEYVRALNEVIRQHFCPLSLDEENLENLLLDTWEAFVYQQQEASDFIVSRRLSIIAELVDSLQRARQELQELLTMATTGQFLDPSQSPRAMEQELRELHRRFQAMTTRVAELCRSQKILTGMRATGPHPASVGIQPQGSLLVPVTS